A window of Pirellulales bacterium contains these coding sequences:
- a CDS encoding LamG domain-containing protein, whose product MSGVDVVYIPVTIEDWVLTTKCKNTTKGVVCEERYLDDDMGFSTGTGWDAGHTQTEILDNTHSVTTGLSTGYVTIVSSSQPLAMMNPTVAAGMTVLSKQNYSAGNMLGVIEVGGALAGGGTAAGRRVRLPWGGDSFNWSALNSNGLKIAQQAIAWAGADTSLMLHWKLDATAGTVLTDSSNNGRHGAFNTGTPSWVDGRRYKALQFSGSNDAKSNANFDPPAIGSVAFWFRGNGTPGSTQRLTGITSSWNVAYRTDGKLGFNLGNSSGPTSNTVFSVANDWRHVAVVYNCSSGAYKIYVDGALDRTGTTTLTDQGAGILSLGTRTGSTERFAGAIDDFRIYAKELTQAEVLELYGLVGHWKLDETSGTAVADSSGLGNNGTVSGTATWTAAARKNGFSANYTNGSDYVQIANSSSLENVQENSYSLAAWFKPNNLPPGTGSDNTAAYGIIRKSGWHTGLVYSSEGYFFHEHWIGATPTWNGAGAWTYNAPGKFYHVTATVDRDAGTIKFYLNGTLVQTSNFTPGAAAYEYGTEPWRIGVSNPFHGEWGHAANGVLDDVRIYNRVIDAAEIAQLAGMVGHWKFEEASGTVA is encoded by the coding sequence ATGAGCGGCGTCGACGTCGTCTATATCCCGGTGACGATCGAAGATTGGGTTCTGACGACAAAGTGCAAGAACACGACCAAGGGGGTCGTCTGCGAGGAACGCTACCTCGACGACGACATGGGGTTTTCGACCGGAACCGGGTGGGACGCCGGCCACACTCAGACTGAGATTCTCGACAACACCCATTCCGTGACGACTGGCTTGTCGACGGGTTACGTGACGATCGTCAGTTCGTCGCAGCCGCTGGCGATGATGAACCCCACCGTCGCGGCAGGAATGACCGTGCTGTCGAAGCAGAACTATTCCGCGGGAAACATGCTCGGGGTGATCGAGGTCGGCGGCGCCCTGGCCGGGGGCGGTACGGCCGCAGGACGACGGGTGCGGCTCCCCTGGGGCGGCGACAGCTTCAATTGGTCGGCGCTCAACTCCAACGGCCTCAAGATCGCCCAACAAGCCATCGCCTGGGCCGGGGCCGACACCAGCCTCATGCTCCACTGGAAGCTCGACGCAACCGCCGGGACCGTGCTGACCGACTCCTCCAACAACGGGCGCCACGGCGCCTTTAACACCGGAACCCCCAGTTGGGTGGACGGGCGGCGTTACAAGGCGCTCCAGTTCAGCGGCTCGAACGACGCGAAGTCCAACGCCAACTTCGATCCCCCGGCCATCGGCTCGGTCGCCTTTTGGTTCCGAGGCAACGGCACGCCGGGATCGACCCAGCGGCTGACGGGAATCACCTCGAGTTGGAACGTCGCCTACCGCACCGACGGCAAGTTGGGATTCAACCTCGGCAACTCCAGCGGCCCGACGAGCAACACGGTCTTCTCAGTCGCCAACGACTGGCGGCATGTGGCCGTGGTCTACAACTGCAGCAGCGGCGCCTACAAGATCTACGTCGACGGAGCCCTCGACAGAACGGGGACGACCACCCTCACGGACCAAGGCGCCGGCATCCTGTCGCTCGGAACTCGAACCGGATCGACCGAGCGTTTCGCCGGAGCGATCGACGACTTCCGAATCTACGCCAAAGAGCTCACGCAAGCGGAAGTGTTGGAGCTCTACGGACTCGTCGGACACTGGAAGCTCGACGAAACGAGCGGCACGGCCGTCGCCGACAGCTCGGGCCTCGGCAACAACGGCACGGTGTCGGGAACGGCGACGTGGACGGCCGCCGCCCGCAAGAACGGGTTCTCGGCGAACTACACGAACGGCTCCGATTACGTCCAGATCGCCAACTCGTCGAGTCTGGAGAACGTCCAGGAAAACAGTTACAGCCTGGCCGCCTGGTTCAAGCCGAACAATCTCCCGCCCGGGACGGGCTCGGACAACACTGCCGCCTACGGCATTATCCGCAAGTCAGGGTGGCATACGGGCCTAGTCTACAGCAGCGAAGGCTACTTTTTTCATGAACACTGGATTGGAGCGACCCCCACTTGGAATGGCGCCGGGGCCTGGACTTACAATGCCCCAGGAAAATTCTACCATGTCACGGCCACCGTCGATCGCGACGCGGGGACGATCAAGTTCTATCTCAACGGCACGCTCGTCCAAACTTCGAATTTCACACCGGGCGCGGCGGCGTATGAATACGGAACCGAACCGTGGCGAATCGGCGTCTCTAATCCGTTTCACGGTGAGTGGGGCCACGCCGCCAACGGCGTTCTCGACGACGTCCGCATCTACAACCGCGTGATCGACGCCGCGGAGATCGCCCAGCTCGCCGGGATGGTCGGTCACTGGAAGTTTGAGGAAGCCTCCGGCACGGTCGCC
- a CDS encoding CBS domain-containing protein, whose amino-acid sequence MLAVRQIMTDRVVTITPQDSVRDAIELLLARRISGLPIVDDAGRLVGVLTEFALLAIAYDQRMLDDTVAQHMTTDVLTVEADDPVSKAADLFIVHRVRRAPVLQRGRLVGLVARRDVLESLYKAEPALTK is encoded by the coding sequence ATGCTCGCCGTCCGACAAATCATGACCGATCGGGTCGTCACGATCACTCCGCAGGATTCGGTGCGGGACGCGATCGAACTGCTTCTGGCTCGGCGCATCAGCGGCTTGCCCATCGTCGACGACGCGGGCCGGTTGGTGGGGGTCCTCACCGAGTTCGCCCTGCTGGCGATCGCTTACGACCAGCGGATGCTCGATGATACGGTCGCTCAGCATATGACGACCGACGTGCTCACGGTCGAAGCCGACGATCCCGTCAGCAAGGCCGCCGATTTGTTCATCGTCCACCGCGTTCGCCGGGCCCCGGTCCTCCAGCGCGGCCGATTGGTCGGGCTCGTGGCGCGACGCGACGTGCTGGAGTCGCTCTACAAGGCCGAACCCGCCTTGACCAAGTAG
- a CDS encoding ACP S-malonyltransferase: MASELPLAESALSFRGYNVTNLGRTPELAAVPAYRRIVEEELDRFSQICADVVHRSVDLGSAVRTQREYGLDRYAEAVALIVAIETAQLRLLAEVHGIDCRAARLSFGYSLGEMTAVCCGGVFAIEDLITVPLAMAADCAEMAHDVTMGILFSREETINAAEIEGWCERVTSEGAGAIGVSAVLSPNSLLVLGQGDSVQRLKGLVDAASKTRLHLRINEHRWPPLHTPIVRQRHVPDRSAVLLERLPGGWQAAQPPVFSLAAGRRAYDGRGARGTLREWVDRPQRLWDAVCDVLASGVRTVIHVGPEPNVVPATFHRLAENIRQQANGRSWSSFGLRAVAGLVERPWLASLLPTRAALLRAPEVKQINLEDWLLEFAPRE; the protein is encoded by the coding sequence ATGGCGTCCGAGCTGCCTCTTGCCGAGTCTGCGCTCTCGTTTCGCGGGTACAACGTGACCAACCTGGGGCGAACTCCCGAGTTGGCCGCCGTTCCGGCCTATCGTCGAATCGTCGAGGAGGAGCTCGACCGGTTTTCGCAGATTTGCGCCGACGTGGTGCACCGGTCTGTTGATCTCGGTTCGGCCGTTCGCACCCAGCGCGAGTATGGACTCGACCGCTACGCCGAAGCGGTCGCGCTGATCGTGGCGATTGAAACGGCCCAACTGCGGCTGTTGGCCGAGGTGCACGGAATCGATTGCCGAGCGGCGCGGCTGAGTTTCGGCTACAGCCTGGGCGAGATGACGGCCGTTTGTTGCGGCGGAGTGTTTGCGATCGAGGATCTCATCACAGTCCCGTTGGCGATGGCCGCCGATTGCGCGGAGATGGCGCACGACGTGACGATGGGGATTCTGTTCTCGCGCGAGGAAACGATCAACGCCGCGGAGATCGAAGGGTGGTGCGAGCGGGTCACCAGCGAGGGCGCCGGGGCGATCGGCGTCTCCGCGGTGCTGTCGCCGAATTCGCTGTTGGTGCTCGGGCAAGGGGACTCGGTGCAGCGGCTCAAGGGACTCGTTGACGCCGCCAGCAAGACGCGGCTTCACCTGCGAATCAACGAGCATCGGTGGCCGCCGCTCCACACGCCGATCGTGCGGCAACGACATGTTCCCGATCGTTCGGCCGTGCTTCTCGAACGGTTGCCGGGAGGGTGGCAAGCCGCCCAGCCCCCTGTGTTCTCGCTGGCCGCGGGGCGCCGGGCGTACGACGGACGCGGGGCCCGCGGCACGCTGCGCGAGTGGGTCGATCGGCCTCAGCGGTTGTGGGACGCCGTGTGCGACGTGCTCGCTTCGGGAGTGCGAACGGTGATCCACGTCGGCCCGGAACCGAACGTCGTCCCCGCGACGTTTCACCGACTGGCGGAGAACATTCGCCAGCAAGCGAACGGCCGGTCGTGGAGCAGCTTCGGTTTGCGTGCCGTCGCGGGGTTGGTCGAGCGGCCCTGGTTGGCGTCGCTGCTGCCGACCCGGGCGGCGCTCTTGCGGGCGCCGGAGGTGAAGCAGATCAACCTGGAAGACTGGCTATTGGAATTCGCGCCGCGAGAATAG
- a CDS encoding PQQ-binding-like beta-propeller repeat protein — protein sequence MSDPTLPTPATRRFLFPIVWPAALVAVCVVAALALEDRGLVNSMWHAAVIMGALGWSIWLVGFADGSALVRRLLGGGIVLALMAFYFQRLPIKTINNGDVGIVGWRWRWDEPDRELAPPATPTEVSLEWRSTPHDYPAFLGGKPWAEANDARLAAKWNARPRELWKQRIGAGWSAFAVVGNFAVTQEQRGDDELISCYRVDDGEIVWTRSDPVRFDPTGGGSLGGIGPRATPTLHEGRVYAQGATGIVNCLDAAAGKLIWSCDTLTKFGGSNLLWGKAGSPVLMGDKLLIAVGDAAANVAAQSTGKGSSLVALDANTGEAIWQAGDRRASYATPVVTTLAGVEQVVVVNEEFVTAHDAGSGAVLWEHPWPGNSDANASTSQPVPVGDDRLFLSKGYGEGAELIRLAQNEGAWTIERLWKKSVMKTKMGNVVVKDGFVYGIDDVNLQCIELDSGKQAWKKRRRPAFGHGQIMLADDKLLILSEEGEVILAEANPAKYVELASFPALEGVTWNNPALSSNKLLIRNAEWAACYELPTVDQ from the coding sequence ATGTCCGATCCGACCCTGCCGACGCCAGCCACGCGCCGCTTCCTATTCCCGATCGTCTGGCCCGCGGCGCTTGTCGCCGTGTGCGTCGTCGCCGCGCTGGCCCTCGAAGACCGCGGGCTGGTCAACAGTATGTGGCATGCAGCGGTGATTATGGGTGCGCTTGGCTGGTCGATCTGGCTGGTCGGTTTCGCAGACGGATCGGCGCTCGTTCGCCGCTTGCTCGGAGGCGGAATCGTGCTGGCCTTGATGGCATTTTATTTCCAGCGGTTGCCGATCAAGACGATCAACAACGGCGATGTGGGGATCGTCGGCTGGCGCTGGCGCTGGGATGAGCCCGACCGAGAACTCGCCCCCCCTGCCACGCCGACCGAAGTTTCGCTCGAATGGCGTTCCACTCCCCACGACTACCCCGCGTTTCTCGGCGGCAAGCCGTGGGCCGAGGCGAACGACGCCCGCTTGGCCGCAAAGTGGAATGCCCGGCCGCGGGAATTATGGAAGCAGCGCATCGGCGCCGGCTGGTCGGCTTTTGCGGTCGTCGGCAACTTTGCCGTCACGCAAGAACAACGCGGCGACGACGAACTGATCTCGTGCTACCGGGTCGACGACGGGGAAATCGTCTGGACCCGCTCCGACCCGGTGCGATTCGATCCCACAGGCGGCGGCTCCTTGGGAGGCATCGGCCCGCGGGCGACTCCGACCCTGCACGAAGGCCGCGTCTACGCTCAAGGCGCCACGGGGATCGTCAACTGTCTCGACGCGGCCGCCGGCAAGCTTATTTGGTCGTGCGACACGTTGACCAAGTTCGGGGGATCCAACCTCCTGTGGGGCAAGGCCGGCTCGCCCGTGTTGATGGGCGACAAGCTCCTCATCGCCGTCGGCGACGCCGCAGCCAACGTCGCCGCGCAGTCGACCGGCAAAGGAAGCTCGCTCGTCGCCCTCGACGCAAACACGGGCGAGGCGATCTGGCAAGCCGGCGATCGTCGCGCATCCTATGCGACGCCGGTCGTGACGACCCTCGCGGGGGTCGAGCAAGTCGTTGTCGTGAACGAAGAGTTCGTCACGGCCCACGACGCCGGCTCAGGGGCCGTTCTCTGGGAACATCCCTGGCCCGGCAACAGCGACGCCAACGCCTCGACCTCGCAACCCGTGCCCGTCGGCGACGACCGGTTGTTTCTTTCCAAGGGTTATGGCGAGGGCGCCGAGTTGATTCGTCTCGCCCAAAACGAGGGAGCGTGGACGATCGAACGGTTGTGGAAGAAATCAGTCATGAAAACCAAGATGGGCAACGTCGTCGTCAAGGACGGGTTCGTCTACGGCATCGACGACGTGAACCTGCAATGCATCGAATTGGACTCCGGCAAGCAAGCCTGGAAGAAGCGACGCCGCCCCGCGTTCGGGCACGGGCAGATCATGCTCGCCGACGACAAACTGCTGATCCTCAGCGAAGAGGGCGAAGTGATCCTTGCCGAGGCGAACCCCGCCAAATACGTCGAATTGGCCAGCTTCCCCGCCTTGGAAGGAGTGACCTGGAACAACCCGGCCCTCAGCAGCAACAAGCTCCTCATCCGCAATGCGGAGTGGGCCGCCTGCTACGAATTGCCGACTGTCGACCAATGA
- a CDS encoding SDR family oxidoreductase: MSRRESQQLDGQWAVVTGSSRGIGRAIALEFAGAGANVVVHARSRGELAEETAAEVRACGGEALAVVADLSDSAGRDALLTATVGAGLPVSVWVNNAGVDVLTGAAASWTFAEKLAALWAVDVAATIELSRAAGAAMRDGRGGVILNMGWDQAASGMAGDSGEMFATVKGAVAAFTCSLAKSLAPRVRVNCLAPGWIRTAWGDDASPYWQARAQAEALVGRWGEPRDVARAALFLASPAGEFVNGQVLAINGGFAGHAPAGREGE, encoded by the coding sequence GTGAGCCGGCGCGAATCGCAACAACTCGATGGACAATGGGCCGTGGTCACCGGCAGTTCCCGCGGAATCGGCCGGGCGATCGCGCTGGAGTTCGCCGGTGCGGGAGCGAACGTGGTGGTGCACGCCCGATCGCGCGGCGAGCTGGCCGAGGAGACCGCTGCCGAGGTCCGCGCCTGCGGGGGCGAGGCCCTGGCGGTTGTTGCGGACTTGAGCGATTCGGCAGGGCGTGATGCGCTGCTGACCGCGACCGTGGGGGCCGGTTTGCCCGTCTCCGTGTGGGTCAACAACGCCGGGGTTGACGTGCTGACCGGCGCGGCGGCGAGTTGGACCTTCGCCGAAAAGCTCGCGGCGTTGTGGGCGGTTGACGTCGCGGCGACGATCGAACTGTCGCGGGCCGCCGGCGCCGCGATGCGCGACGGTCGCGGGGGCGTCATCCTGAACATGGGTTGGGACCAAGCCGCGAGCGGCATGGCCGGGGACAGCGGCGAGATGTTCGCGACCGTAAAGGGCGCCGTGGCGGCGTTTACTTGCAGTTTGGCGAAGTCGCTTGCCCCGCGCGTGCGGGTCAACTGCCTCGCCCCGGGGTGGATTCGCACCGCCTGGGGGGACGACGCGTCGCCGTACTGGCAAGCGCGAGCCCAGGCCGAGGCGCTCGTGGGTCGCTGGGGCGAGCCGCGCGACGTTGCCCGGGCGGCGCTGTTTCTGGCGTCGCCCGCGGGGGAGTTCGTCAATGGTCAGGTGCTGGCGATCAACGGCGGCTTCGCCGGCCATGCGCCTGCCGGTCGCGAAGGGGAGTAA
- a CDS encoding dihydropteroate synthase produces the protein MAEHIHFVTGRLAEQALRRQVAALAERLGFAYSIDVLPITVAALMTPAWIAKHWNVPATATRVIIPGYCGGDLSKLTGASCAPVEAGPRDLRQLPEFFCQAPPPDDYGAWDVEIIAEINHCPRLTLAEITATAAALARDGADVVDVGCEPGEPWSGVAETVRALRDAGHRVSIDSMNPAEIEPAVRAGAELVLSVNSSNVATAAEWGVEVVAVPDDSATLAGLDDTIVRLADSGVRFRVDPILEPIGFGFAASLGRFLDVRRRHPDAAMMMGIGNLTELTDVDSAGLNVVLLGFCQELGIRSVLTTQVINWARSCVSECDRARRLVHYAVERRVLPKRLAPELVMLRDPRVDETPVEEIAALADLVRDDNYRIFASAGEVHVVRSGLHLHDVDPFALFDRLRTSGPDGGLPRGLDAGHAFYLGYEMQKAATALALGKQYQQDEALRWGLLTRDEPRHYLKRRRDATAGEAP, from the coding sequence ATGGCTGAGCACATCCACTTCGTGACTGGGCGGTTGGCCGAGCAGGCTCTGCGACGGCAGGTTGCGGCGTTGGCCGAGAGGTTGGGGTTTGCGTATTCGATCGACGTGCTGCCGATCACCGTTGCGGCGCTGATGACCCCTGCGTGGATTGCCAAACATTGGAACGTGCCTGCGACGGCGACGCGGGTGATCATTCCCGGTTATTGCGGCGGCGACCTCTCGAAGCTGACCGGTGCGTCTTGTGCGCCGGTCGAGGCCGGCCCGCGGGATCTGAGACAACTTCCGGAGTTTTTCTGCCAGGCGCCCCCCCCTGACGACTACGGCGCATGGGACGTCGAGATCATCGCCGAGATCAATCACTGCCCACGGCTGACGCTGGCCGAGATCACGGCGACTGCGGCGGCGTTGGCCCGAGACGGCGCCGACGTAGTCGACGTCGGCTGCGAGCCTGGCGAACCGTGGAGCGGCGTTGCCGAAACGGTCCGTGCGCTGCGCGACGCGGGGCATCGCGTGTCGATCGACAGCATGAACCCTGCCGAGATCGAGCCGGCCGTGCGAGCCGGGGCCGAATTGGTCCTCAGCGTCAACAGCAGCAACGTCGCGACGGCCGCCGAGTGGGGTGTCGAGGTCGTCGCCGTACCGGACGACTCGGCGACGCTCGCGGGGCTAGACGACACAATCGTCCGCTTGGCTGACTCAGGAGTTCGCTTTCGGGTCGATCCGATCTTGGAGCCGATCGGGTTCGGGTTCGCCGCGAGTCTGGGGCGGTTTCTCGACGTGCGGCGGCGTCACCCCGACGCGGCGATGATGATGGGAATCGGCAACCTGACGGAGTTGACCGACGTCGACTCCGCCGGGTTGAACGTGGTGCTGCTGGGATTCTGCCAAGAGCTGGGGATCCGCAGCGTGCTGACGACCCAGGTGATCAATTGGGCGCGGAGTTGCGTCAGCGAGTGCGACCGTGCCCGGCGATTGGTTCACTATGCCGTCGAGCGGCGCGTGCTGCCGAAGCGGCTTGCGCCGGAGCTCGTGATGCTTCGCGATCCGCGGGTCGACGAGACGCCGGTCGAGGAGATCGCCGCGCTGGCCGACTTGGTTCGCGACGACAACTACCGCATCTTCGCCTCGGCGGGCGAGGTTCATGTCGTGCGGAGCGGGCTGCACCTGCACGATGTCGATCCGTTTGCGCTGTTCGACCGACTGCGAACCAGCGGGCCCGACGGCGGTCTTCCCCGGGGGCTCGACGCCGGGCACGCGTTTTACCTTGGCTACGAAATGCAGAAGGCCGCC